Proteins found in one Ptychodera flava strain L36383 chromosome 3, AS_Pfla_20210202, whole genome shotgun sequence genomic segment:
- the LOC139129686 gene encoding inner centromere protein-like: protein MTTSGRVNRARDLLKSFEGEGDKVTESQINMLDHLLQEKEEKRRMEYQQSLKESDQQRQKQAESVGTDSTRQLWQQQSPEDFESTQITNIHQLADEEIEEKNELLESEVDKLTMRSGIQKTRNRNRGQDRNILKSMADEGDRVEERKLNTIFSDFLDVKSETRVLATKHPEVVMKTDKLSAYADHIVSDAEIPEETKEVYLNVRRVEKGYPVKEVSLKCLGPDHCRDN, encoded by the exons ATGACTACATCGGGAAGGGTAAACAGAGCCAGAGATCTCCTCAAGTCTTTTGAAGGGGAGGGTGACAAGGTGACGGAGAGCCAGATAAACATGCTTGATCACCTTTTGCAAGAAAAGGAGGAGAAGAGACGGATGGAGTACCAACAATCCTTAAAAGAATCTGACCAACAACGACAGAAGCAGGCGGAAAGTGTTGGCACAG ATTCTACCAGACAGCTTTGGCAACAACAAAGTCCAGAGGACTTTGAATCAACGCAGATAACCAACATTCATCAACTGGCAGATGAAGAGATAGAGGAGAAGAATGAACTGCTGGAGTCTGAAGTCGACAAACTTACCATGAGAAGTGGAATACAGAAAACTAGGAACAGAAACAGGGGACAGGATAGAAATATTCTAAAGTCTATGGCAGATGAGGGAGACAGGGTAGAGGAACGTAAATTAAACAcaatttttagtgattttctagaTGTGAAATCAGAGACACGAGTCCTTGCCACCAAACATCCTGAAGTGGTAATGAAAACTGATAAGTTATCAGCGTATGCAGATCATATCGTTAGTGATGCAGAAATCCCTGAAGAAACAAAGGAAGTGTACCTGAATGTAAGGCGGGTTGAGAAAG GTTATCCGGTCAAGGAAGTGTCCTTGAAGTGTTTGGGTCCGGATCATTGCCGGGACAATTGA